From the genome of Eucalyptus grandis isolate ANBG69807.140 chromosome 2, ASM1654582v1, whole genome shotgun sequence, one region includes:
- the LOC104433038 gene encoding LOW QUALITY PROTEIN: actin-histidine N-methyltransferase (The sequence of the model RefSeq protein was modified relative to this genomic sequence to represent the inferred CDS: inserted 2 bases in 2 codons), which yields MAASKTAMASLIHYRPLTCAASASASASQPARLVPHAPDLIKWVRREGGFVHEAVRIAQDELSGLGLAAADKIPKGSDLIALPHHVPLRFQPDGWAESVLADLASKVPEELWAMKLGLKLLGERAKIGSFWWPYISNLPETYGVPIFFPGEDIKNLQYAPLLYQVNKRCRFLLDFEKEVKNAISDFNMMDHPFGGQDINASSLGWAMSAVSSRAFRLYGKKSLTGAYSDVPMMLPLIDMCNHSFDPNARIVQEQGEEQPEMLVKVVAEKEIGANDPLLLNYGCLSNDXFLLDYGFVIPSNRYDTIELKYDGALLDAASLAAGVSSPNFSSPAPWQQEILSQLNLYGDTADLKVTLGGPDLVEGRLLAALRVLLESENESVXKHDLSTLKSISAEAPCGIVTEVAAFRTIIALCVIALEHFPTKIMEDESMLKKGVPDTTKLAITFRIQKKSLIVDVMRDLSRRIKSLLSKETVSAKG from the exons ATGGCTGCTTCCAAGACTGCCATGGCCTCCCTCATCCACTACCGCCCGCTAACCtgcgccgcctccgcctccgcctccgcctcccaaCCCGCGCGCCTCGTCCCCCACGCGCCGGACCTGATCAAATGGGTCCGGCGGGAAGGCGGGTTCGTCCACGAGGCCGTGAGGATCGCCCAGGACGAGCTCAGTGGCCTGGGCTTGGCCGCCGCCGACAAGATCCCCAAAGGCTCCGACTTGATCGCTCTTCCCCACCATGTGCCGCTGAGGTTCCAACCGGACGGCTGGGCCGAATCCGTGCTGGCCGACTTGGCGAGCAAGGTCCCAG AGGAATTATGGGCGATGAAGTTGGGTTTAAAGCTTCTTGGAGAAAGAGCAAAGATTGGCTCCTTCTGGTGGCCCTACATCAGCAATCTTCCTGAGACTTACGGTGTACCCATTTTCTTTCCGGGAGAGGACATTAAGAACTTGCAGTATGCTCCTCTACTTTATCAG GTAAACAAGAGATGCcgatttcttcttgattttgaGAAGGAAGTTAAGAATGCCATCAGCGATTTTAACATGATGGATCATCCTTTTGGAGGACAAGATATTAATGCATCTTCACTTGGATGGGCCATGTCAGCTGTCTCATCTAGGGCCTTTAGGCTATATGGAAAGAAGTCCCTAACAGGGGCCTATAGCGATGTGCCTATGATGCTTCCTCTTATAGATATGTGCAACCATAGCTTTGATCCAAATGCACGTATTGTCCAGGAGCAAGGTGAAGAACAACCAGAAATGCTAGTCAAG GTTGTTGCCGAGAAAGAAATCGGAGCAAATGATCCTTTGCTTCTTAATTATGGTTGTTTGAGCAATG CTTTTCTTCTGGATTATGGATTTGTTATACCTTCAAATCGATATGACACTATCGAACTTAAGTATGACGGAGCTCTTCTAGATGCTGCAAGTTTGGCTGCTGGGGTTTCGTCACCAAATTTCTCTTCACCGGCTCCATGGCAGCAAGAGATCTTGTCCCAGTTAAATCTATATGGAGACACTGCAGATCTCAAG GTAACTCTAGGAGGTCCAGACTTGGTAGAGGGCCGCTTGCTGGCAGCTCTGAGGGTACTCCTCGAAAGTGAAAATGAATCGG CAAAACACGACTTGAGCACTCTTAAATCTATTTCGGCTGAGGCTCCATGCGGAATTGTGACGGAAGTGGCCGCCTTTCGTACCATCATTGCTCTCTGCGTGATCGCATTGGAACATTTTCCCACCAAAATAATGGAGGACGAATCCATGTTGAAGAAAGGGGTTCCTGATACAACGAAGTTAGCTATCACGTTCAGAATTCAAAAGAAGTCGCTCATCGTAGATGTGATGAGAGACCTGTCGAGAAGAATAAAGTCGCTGCTGTCGAAAGAAAC